The Micromonospora sp. Llam0 genome includes a window with the following:
- a CDS encoding S8 family serine peptidase, with protein sequence MAQSATSLAPLLPAENGTPNGGYIVVLKDQPLTGGAANDPVVAAEQAGGREVHPYATVLNGFSAKLDADALESVRANPNVEYVQADAVVQAVEPTVTVGGATTQPNPPSWGLDRVDQQNLPLDQEFSYDTDGTGTTVFVLDSGIRTTHDDFGTRAQWAYNAVNDGNSPGDCHGHGTHVSGTVGGATYGVAKDVQIRDVRVLNCSNGGTNADLIEGMDWVATNAPPRSVANLSLQNYGVVVNTAAQNMIDAGVLAVFAAGNNNSDACGNNPRSPDGIVVGATTITDSRWSSSNYGSCIDVFAPGNSITSAGNSSDSAVASGWSGTSMAAPHVTGWVARYLETNPSATMAQAKAALLSAATSNVLTGIGTGSPNLLLYADPGSTVTDTIAPSTPGTPVASGVTATSATLTWTASTDNVGVVGYEIERATGGGGFAPAGTSATNSFPATGLTPGTSYQFRVRAEDAAGNLSPFSSAVTVNTPSGAGTCQVSYAINSGGSTFTSNIVITNTGTSTINGWTLAFTLPSGHSFGSGWSATYGTSGQDVTATSLTWNSTLLPQGTANIGFNGTGSGTAEPTAFTLNGTPCTVV encoded by the coding sequence ATGGCTCAATCGGCGACTTCTCTCGCTCCCCTGCTACCCGCCGAGAATGGCACGCCGAACGGCGGCTACATTGTCGTTCTCAAGGACCAGCCGCTCACCGGCGGCGCGGCGAACGACCCTGTGGTGGCCGCCGAGCAGGCCGGCGGCCGGGAGGTCCACCCGTACGCGACGGTGCTGAACGGATTCTCCGCGAAGCTCGACGCCGACGCTCTCGAGTCGGTGCGCGCCAACCCGAACGTCGAGTACGTCCAGGCCGACGCCGTGGTCCAAGCCGTCGAGCCAACTGTGACCGTCGGCGGCGCGACCACCCAGCCCAATCCCCCATCCTGGGGTCTGGACCGGGTCGACCAGCAGAACCTCCCGCTCGACCAGGAGTTCAGCTACGACACCGACGGCACCGGGACCACCGTGTTCGTCCTGGACAGCGGGATCCGTACCACGCACGACGATTTCGGCACCCGGGCTCAGTGGGCCTACAACGCCGTCAACGACGGCAACAGCCCGGGCGACTGCCACGGCCACGGCACGCATGTCTCCGGCACCGTCGGTGGCGCCACGTACGGCGTCGCCAAGGACGTGCAGATCCGCGACGTGCGGGTGCTGAACTGCAGCAACGGCGGCACCAACGCGGACCTGATCGAAGGCATGGACTGGGTGGCGACGAACGCACCGCCGCGCTCGGTGGCGAATCTCAGTCTGCAGAACTACGGCGTCGTGGTGAACACGGCCGCCCAGAACATGATCGACGCCGGGGTACTGGCGGTGTTCGCGGCGGGCAACAACAACAGTGACGCCTGCGGCAACAACCCGCGGTCGCCGGACGGCATCGTGGTGGGCGCGACCACCATCACCGACAGCCGGTGGTCCAGCTCCAACTACGGCTCCTGCATCGACGTCTTCGCTCCGGGCAACAGCATCACCTCGGCCGGCAACAGTAGCGACAGCGCCGTCGCCTCCGGCTGGTCGGGCACCTCGATGGCCGCTCCGCACGTGACCGGCTGGGTGGCCCGCTACCTGGAGACCAACCCGAGCGCGACGATGGCCCAGGCCAAGGCGGCGCTGCTGAGCGCGGCCACCAGCAACGTGCTGACCGGCATCGGCACCGGGTCGCCGAACCTGCTGCTGTACGCCGACCCGGGAAGCACGGTGACCGACACCATCGCGCCGTCGACCCCTGGCACCCCGGTGGCGTCGGGCGTGACCGCGACCTCGGCCACGCTCACCTGGACGGCGTCGACCGACAACGTCGGGGTGGTCGGCTACGAGATCGAGCGGGCCACCGGCGGCGGTGGGTTCGCGCCGGCCGGCACGTCGGCGACGAACTCGTTCCCGGCGACCGGGCTGACCCCGGGGACCAGCTACCAGTTCCGGGTACGGGCTGAGGACGCGGCCGGCAACCTGTCGCCGTTCTCGTCGGCGGTCACCGTCAACACGCCGTCGGGGGCGGGCACCTGCCAGGTCTCCTACGCGATCAACAGCGGTGGCTCCACGTTCACCAGCAACATCGTCATCACGAACACCGGCACCAGCACGATCAACGGCTGGACCCTGGCCTTCACCCTGCCCAGTGGGCACTCGTTCGGCAGCGGGTGGTCCGCCACCTACGGTACGAGCGGCCAGGACGTCACCGCGACCTCGTTGACGTGGAACTCGACGCTGCTGCCGCAGGGCACGGCGAACATCGGGTTCAACGGCACCGGTTCCGGGACCGCGGAGCCGACCGCGTTCACCCTGAATGGAACGCCCTGCACCGTCGTCTGA
- a CDS encoding MarR family winged helix-turn-helix transcriptional regulator: MSVPASAEPGAQPPARGWTFLTNHAHVLLAIARDPTVRLRDVATSVGITERAAQGIVADLAAAGYLRRTRVGRRNQYTVDPTGHFRHPAEANRQIGDLLDLFTRQSDRPGPEQPRPDPPTGG, encoded by the coding sequence ATGTCGGTGCCAGCATCAGCCGAGCCCGGCGCGCAGCCGCCCGCCCGGGGCTGGACCTTCCTCACCAACCACGCGCACGTGCTGCTCGCCATCGCCCGGGACCCGACGGTACGGCTGCGCGACGTAGCCACGTCCGTCGGGATCACCGAACGCGCGGCCCAGGGCATCGTGGCCGACCTGGCGGCCGCCGGCTACCTGCGCCGCACCCGGGTCGGTCGCCGCAACCAGTACACCGTCGACCCGACCGGGCACTTCCGACACCCCGCCGAAGCCAACCGGCAGATCGGCGACCTGCTCGACCTGTTCACCCGGCAATCCGACCGGCCCGGGCCGGAGCAGCCACGACCCGATCCGCCTACCGGAGGCTGA
- a CDS encoding ZIP family metal transporter, with protein sequence MPTLAWIVLAGSAMALLALSGSLTFVLPERIFNRIVLPLVALAAGSLLGGALFHMLPESVAALGNELSVYVWLAAGLLTFLILEQYLHWHHCHRPVSEHRPVGYLILIADALHNLIGGLAIGAAFLTDIRLGIVTWLIAAAHEIPQEMGDFGILVHSGWSRRRALSWNLLSASTVLVGALAAYGLAEHVDIAVLIPFAAGNFIYIALADLVPELTTKPAAHDKAIHTVGFAAGLALLLGVALAVRPG encoded by the coding sequence GTGCCGACACTGGCGTGGATCGTTCTGGCGGGTTCCGCGATGGCCCTGCTCGCCCTGTCCGGCAGCCTGACCTTCGTGCTCCCCGAGCGGATCTTCAACCGGATCGTCCTGCCGCTGGTGGCGCTCGCCGCCGGTTCCCTGCTCGGCGGCGCGCTGTTCCACATGCTGCCGGAGTCGGTGGCCGCGCTGGGAAACGAGTTGAGTGTCTACGTCTGGCTCGCCGCCGGGTTGCTGACCTTCCTGATCCTGGAACAGTACCTGCACTGGCACCACTGTCACCGGCCGGTGTCCGAGCACCGGCCGGTGGGCTATCTGATCCTGATCGCGGACGCGTTGCACAACCTGATCGGCGGCTTGGCGATCGGCGCCGCCTTCCTCACCGACATCCGCCTGGGCATCGTCACCTGGCTGATCGCCGCCGCCCACGAGATTCCTCAGGAGATGGGCGACTTCGGCATTCTGGTCCACAGCGGCTGGTCCCGGCGTCGCGCCCTGTCCTGGAATCTCCTTTCCGCCTCCACCGTCCTGGTCGGTGCTCTGGCCGCGTACGGCCTGGCCGAACACGTCGACATCGCCGTGCTGATCCCGTTCGCCGCCGGGAACTTCATCTACATCGCCCTGGCCGACCTGGTACCCGAGTTGACCACCAAGCCCGCCGCCCACGACAAGGCGATACACACTGTCGGATTCGCCGCCGGACTCGCGCTGCTGCTGGGTGTGGCGCTGGCCGTCCGACCCGGATAG
- a CDS encoding TerC family protein: MTVSWWVWAALMLAVAAMLAVDLFLHRDNHVIGFREAAIWSGVWIAAGLLFGVLLWVWQGGEIASTYYAGYLIEKALSIDNVFVFALIFSYFAVPAAYQHKVLFWGVIGALVFRLVFIFVGAELLETFFWTAYLFGAFLIYTGYKMAFRHDEQTPPDRNPVVRLVRRVIPTDPAYHGEKFFTRVDGKRVATLLFVVLIAVEATDLIFAIDSIAAILAISTSTFIVWTANAFAILGLRSLYFCLAGLLRRFVHLHYGLAVLLAFAGVKLILSETPVGKLPIPLTLGVIVVTIAVSIIWSLRSTSGTGDGGGGVGDTAGIDPDAGGRADEVYGEKVAN; encoded by the coding sequence TTGACCGTTTCCTGGTGGGTCTGGGCCGCGCTGATGCTCGCGGTCGCCGCGATGCTGGCCGTCGACCTGTTCCTGCACCGCGACAACCACGTCATCGGCTTCCGTGAGGCCGCCATCTGGTCCGGCGTCTGGATCGCCGCCGGCCTGCTGTTCGGCGTACTGCTGTGGGTCTGGCAGGGCGGCGAGATCGCCAGCACCTACTACGCCGGCTACCTGATCGAGAAGGCGCTGTCGATCGACAACGTCTTCGTCTTCGCGCTGATCTTCAGCTACTTTGCCGTCCCGGCCGCCTACCAGCACAAGGTGCTGTTCTGGGGCGTCATCGGCGCCCTCGTGTTCCGGCTGGTGTTCATCTTCGTCGGCGCCGAACTGCTGGAGACGTTCTTCTGGACCGCGTACCTGTTCGGCGCGTTCCTCATCTACACCGGCTACAAGATGGCCTTCCGGCACGACGAGCAGACCCCACCGGACCGCAACCCGGTGGTCCGCCTGGTCCGCCGCGTCATCCCCACCGACCCGGCGTACCACGGCGAGAAGTTCTTCACCCGGGTCGACGGCAAGCGCGTCGCGACCCTGCTGTTCGTCGTTCTCATCGCGGTCGAGGCCACCGACCTGATCTTCGCCATCGACTCGATCGCGGCGATCCTGGCCATCAGCACCAGCACGTTCATCGTCTGGACGGCGAACGCCTTCGCCATCCTCGGATTGCGCAGCCTCTACTTTTGCCTCGCCGGGCTGCTGCGCCGATTCGTGCACCTGCACTACGGCCTGGCCGTGCTGCTCGCCTTCGCCGGCGTCAAGCTGATCCTCTCCGAAACCCCGGTCGGCAAGCTGCCCATCCCGCTCACCCTCGGGGTCATCGTCGTCACCATCGCGGTGTCGATCATCTGGAGCCTGCGCAGCACCAGCGGAACCGGCGATGGTGGTGGCGGTGTCGGGGACACCGCCGGCATCGACCCCGACGCGGGTGGCAGGGCCGACGAGGTGTACGGGGAGAAGGTCGCCAACTGA